A window from Chloroflexota bacterium encodes these proteins:
- a CDS encoding antibiotic biosynthesis monooxygenase, which translates to MYVLVVDVYAKPGQADALLRASLDDARGSTQNEPGCLRFDVYQDQADPQHLTYVEVYNDEAALQAHTKMPHFAAWRAATKELFAQPPKIVRAHNVFPADGDWKR; encoded by the coding sequence ATGTACGTACTTGTGGTAGACGTCTACGCCAAGCCCGGCCAGGCCGATGCCCTCCTGCGAGCAAGCCTCGATGATGCCAGAGGCTCCACTCAGAACGAGCCGGGCTGCCTCCGCTTCGATGTCTACCAAGACCAGGCGGACCCTCAGCATCTCACCTATGTGGAGGTCTATAACGACGAGGCGGCCCTCCAGGCGCACACCAAGATGCCGCACTTCGCCGCCTGGCGCGCCGCGACGAAAGAGCTCTTCGCCCAGCCGCCCAAGATCGTGCGCGCCCACAACGTCTTCCCCGCGGATGGGGATTGGAAGCGGTAG